A region from the Lycium barbarum isolate Lr01 chromosome 8, ASM1917538v2, whole genome shotgun sequence genome encodes:
- the LOC132605193 gene encoding pathogenesis-related protein 1C-like — MGFFLFSQMTSFFLLASTLLFFLISHTCHAQNIQQDYLDAHNTARTNVGVGPLTWDDKVAAYAQQYASQLAADCNLVHSQGQYGENLAGGSGDLTAMQAVGMWVDENQYYHHDSNSCDEGKVCGHYTQVVWRNSVRLGCARVQCNNGGYVVSCNYDPRGNIIGQSPY, encoded by the coding sequence ATGGGATTTTTTCTCTTTTCCCAAATGACTTCATTTTTTCTTCTTGCCTCTACACTTCTCTTCTTCCTAATATCCCACACTTGTCATGCCCAAAACATTCAACAAGACTATTTGGATGCCCACAACACAGCTCGTACCAATGTGGGAGTCGGGCCATTAACATGGGACGACAAGGTGGCAGCCTACGCCCAACAGTATGCTTCCCAATTGGCTGCTGATTGCAACCTCGTCCATTCTCAAGGCCAATACGGTGAAAACCTAGCTGGCGGTAGCGGCGACTTGACGGCCATGCAGGCGGTGGGGATGTGGGTCGACGAGAACCAATACTATCACCATGACTCGAATTCATGTGATGAGGGAAAAGTGTGCGGACATTATACTCAAGTGGTTTGGCGTAACTCGGTTCGTTTGGGATGTGCTAGGGTTCAATGCAACAATGGAGGATACGTTGTCTCTTGCAACTATGATCCTCGGGGTAATATTATAGGTCAAAGTCCATACTAA